The Triticum aestivum cultivar Chinese Spring chromosome 5A, IWGSC CS RefSeq v2.1, whole genome shotgun sequence genomic sequence AACGCTATTGGCGTTGGCGTTTCATATGTGGCATAAAGAAATAGTACCTGCAAGAATtgatgaatgcatgcatgcatggttccTGTAGCTAGCTAGTGGTAGTGGGCTTGCATGCACGAGTTGGTGGGTGTGCTGGCGCCTCCTGGCCAGCAATGCCACTAGCCCACACGCTCAGTCTCTTCTTTTTTTAACAAAGTTCTCTTTCTTCTGTACTCTCTAGTCTTCTAGTCTGAAGACGTATAGGAgctagtgcatgcatgcatggatgggTTGTTAAATGACCGGACAGAGGTGGTCGATTTCTTTACCGTACTCTACTCCATCTCTCTACCTGTCCTATTCAAGCTAGCTCGCCAGCTAGAAACGCCAAAGCTAATGGCGTTTGGGCCTGGGCAGCAACGCCAGGCATGTTGGTGTTTTTATGTGGAACAAAAACGCGAGATATCTCGGCGTTTTTATATGAAGCAATAACGCCAGTTAGCTCGGCGTTTCTATGTGAAGTAAAAACGTCGCGGTCTGTGGCGTTTCTAAAAGGATCAGATTGTGAAATAGTTTCATGTCAAGTTCACTTTGTGGTAAAGATCGTCGAGAAGGTCAGAATAGTGATTTCGGCCTTGCAGATCGGCTGCTGCTGCGCTACGATGACACCGGCCGGCTAGATTCGTTCGGTCGTTTCCAACGCTATCCTACACGGTTGCAGTTCACCCTGCAGTCTGCCTGGCTTAGTTGACCTCAGCGCTCACATGCAGTCTCCCTGATCGAACGTGTGCGCCTGATCTTTGCAGCTAGAGGATATACTTCTCGAAGCAGCCGGAAACGATAAAAATCGAGAAGACGACGGCCGCGTGACATGGAGAGACAAGTAAGAGAGAGGTCGAGGAGAGATTGGTTTCTGTGACGAGCgtggagaaagaggagagaggtaGTGGAGAGATTGATTTTTTTTTTGCTTGCAAAAGAGAGATTGTTTTTTTACAGGGTGCAAAGAGATTGATAATTTGATAATGCTTTGAACGAACTCTAGGGAAGATCTCGATGgtaataactcggtcccaccaaaaattaGTGGCTCTTAATTTCTAATTAACGTGTGAATTTTTTGGGCGTGCCAAaaaggtatagatagatagatatagatatacatacatatatatatatatatatatatatatatatatatattttagaaTCATAGATATATATATGTAGATAGATAGATTAATTACCCAAGCGGGCCTTATTTCAGCGCTAATATGGAACTTCCTCCATCCCATAATACTCCTACACTAAGGCCAGTCataatggggagtaacttagactagtgtcatgcatacgACACTAGTCTTTGTTACTACCTTCATTATGAAAAGTAAAATAGCAGTAGTATCATAGATAATTATATTTATTacattgtagactcattttgctttgAGCGGTGTTATGTTTACAATAACATATTATGTTATCCAAActtctctctcctcattaactatacGCCATGTAAGCAAACTTGTCTTGAAATGCGCTATGTTACTTGTTAAGTTACTTTCACTATGATTAACCCAAAGTATAATCGCTCTTGTGTTTTTTTTTCTCGAATGCGCATAAGCATgcgtatcatatattaaagaaggaGCTGCAAAGAAGCCAGATACAACGCCTTTCGGCCATTTCCATGCCAATCACAAAGATTAATATCCACATTCACCCAACACACCCACCAGGCTAACTATGATACATGCTATACCTAGGCCAACCTCATACCGAAGGCAACGAGGCAAGCCACATAGCAACCAGGCCCGTCACAACCGATGCCGGAGACCTCTACGACAAGACCAAGACTCGAGGACAACGCAGACCAACGTACCCCACCCAATGCGCCAGGAAGAAGTTGGCAAGTGAACGGCAGGGCCTGAGCAGACCTAAAGACGGCGTCGTCCAGAGGGCGCTAGCGATAGTgttatgggacggaaggagtagttTTATGGGGTGAGTCCTACACTAAAGTATGTGAAAATTCTAAACCAACGGAGTTTTACAGGTGTATTACGTGGTCTCTTTGTTAACCAATCTTCAACCCCTCTCcctccctgattttcagggggCGTGGGCCCCTCATTATGATTTCCTCCAATCAAATGGTCCCAGCTAAAGCCTTCCCGTAAAAGTCCGTTGTCCTGTGTCCGTGTGCGAAAATTCTAACCCAACGGACTCTTACGGGCATATTACAGGGTTTGTTCGTTAACTAATCTCCACACCCCCCCCCAACCCTATTTTCAGGGGGTGTGGGCCCCGCATCATTATTTCTTCCAATCAAAAGGATCCAGCTAATCTTCCCCGTAAAAGCCCGTTGTCATGTGTCCGTGCGTGTAGCAAAGCTCGTCCGTGTGTGTAGCAAAGCTCCTAAAGTATGGGACGGCGCGCATTCATAAGTACGGGACAGCGCACGCGCATTCATTCATAGGTCCAACAATGGGTGAGTCACTTGGTATAAAAGCATGGCCTCGCCGCGCATTCTAAGCACAAAGAGTTGTGTAGGGCTTGGCTAAGAACCGTTGCAAAGCAAGCAACCAATGCATGTGCCTGCAACGGTGGCTTCACTGTACAGCATGCAAATGGAGGTCGTCTACCTTGGCGTAGCTCTGGTATCCTTGTGTATCGCGCTTCTTTCCAGGCGTGCACGCAGGTGGCCGGCGTCGAACGAGGCGCCGGGGCCGTGGCGGCTGCCGGTGATCGGCAGCCTGCACCACCTCGTCGGGCAGCTGCCCCACCGCGCGATGCGCGACCTAGCGCGGCGTCACGGGCCGGTGATGCTCCTCCGGCTCGGGGAGGTGCCCACGCTGGTAGTGTCGTCCCCGGAGGCCGCCCGCGAGGTGATGAAGACCCACGACATGCTGTTCGCGACGCGGCCCCTCAACTCCACCATGAGCGTGCTCACCAACGGCGGCCGGGACATCGTGTTCGCGCCCTACGGCGACCACTGGCGGCAGCTCCGGAAGATCGCcgtcctggagctcttgtcgcCGGGGCGGGTCCTGTCCTTTCGCGCCATCCGCGAGGAGGAAGTCGCCGCCATGCTCCACGATGTCGCCGACGCCGCGGCGGCCGCGCGCCCCGTGGAGCTGCACGCGTGCCTCTCCGTGGTCGTCTCCAACATCACGGTGCGCACCGTCATGGGTGACTACAGGTTCAAGTAGCTCGTGGagttaccgaaaaagggtttccccgcttTGTATTTCAAAGCACCAATACCAATACAGAGCATACGCTGGGGCAAGCAGCACAAcaagccaaagaaaaagaaaaggaaacaatgccAACACCGACAGCTCGACAGACGTGAATGACCTACAACCGCTGCGCCCTCCGGAATCTACCCACCACGATCCTAGGTTCCGATCCTCCGTGAACCAAGCAGCACCTCCAGGAAGGaaacgacgccgacgacgctgctgcccggacgaatCCTATGGTTTCCCCCGGCACACGGAGGGTAGAGGGGAATGAAGACCACCGACACCCTCCAGggaggaatggtggcacccgcaggcgtcaccgcatcggagccggaagatccggcaaggatttctcctaactccaagcccccccccccccccccccccccgcccaaccGATCGAAGCCAACCAACCAGCTCACCGCCCACCAGCATGCGCCACCGCGATCGCAacgccacccacgccgcctcactAAGATCGCCACCACGAGGCCAAGAGAACAAGGAGAGGAGGCGTTGGACGACGGGAGCAGCAGCGCCGTAGCCgcgcgggagggaaccacctcctccCCCGTCGTGCAGGAGGCTCgagcctccggcaccgtcgcggtcgCCGTTCGGACGCAGCAGCAGGGCATACCAGGCCAccctggcccggccaggcccgaaTCAGGCCCGCTAAGCCCCGCCGGCCACGCTGCAGCAGGGCAGCGCCAGCACCGCCAGCACCCCAACGCCCATCGCCGCTCCCCCGCCTCCTGGAAGCCACGCCGTCGACCCGCCCCGCCGTCGGCCCGtccagacccagatggggcccaaaggacccagatctgggccgagcgggcgccgccTAGCCGCGCCGCCGCGCTACCCCGCCGCCAACGGCGATGCCGCCGTCCAGCCGATCTCCCGCGCCGCGCCAGGAAGCCCCGCCGCCACGCCGGACCGCCGCCGCCTAGGGAACACCCCCCGGCGCCCTCCGCCCCGCGCCGGagagcaaccgagaggggaaaggccaGGGGCCGCCGCCACCAACGTCGCCCGGGCAAGGCCCGGCGGCAAACGCTGACGACGGCGGCGGGAAGGAGGGAATAAGGGGGAGCTGGCGGAGGAGGAGCcggggcgcggccggtcgcccgcgAGGGCGACGCGGTCGCGAGAGCCCGAGGGGAGGAGTTCATCCGTGCGCTCCACCGCTCCCAGAAGCTCGCCGCGGGGTTCAACCCGGCGGACCTGTGGCCTTCGTCCCGGCTTGCCGGCTGGCTCGGCGGGGGCTTGCGCCGCGCCAAGGAGATCCGCGCTACCGGGAACAGCATCCTCGACACCATCATCCGGGAGCGACTCGAGAGGACGACTGAAGGTGGCGGAGGCGAGAACAAGGACCATCACCTGATGGATATGCTGCTAAGCATGCACAAGGAGGGCAGGCTCGACATGGACGCCgtcaaaaacatcatcttcgtaAGTAGCCAGAGACTCTTTAACTAGCTATACACCAGATGCTCCCATGCATCCTCTCAGTCTCAGCAAACAAGAACGGTCAAATAACAATAAAATGTGCAGTAGCTAGTCAAATACTATGCAACTGTAAATTGTAATTGGGTTCGCGCGCGCATGCACGCAGGACATATTCAGCGCCGGCAGCGAGACGACAGTCATAGAGTGGGCGATGGCAGAGCTGATGAGGAACCCAGAGGCGATGCACAAGGCCACGGCCGAGGCGCGGCGAGCCCTGGAGGCCCGAGGCAGCGTAGAGGAGCACGCCCTCGGCAAGCTCCCGTACCTGCAGCTGGTAATCCAGGAGGCGCTGCGGCTGCACGCGCCCACGCCGCTGCTCATCCGGCGGGAGTGCCGGGAGCCATGCCAGGTGCTCGGCTACGACGTGCCGCGGGGAACGCAGGTGTTTGTCAACGCATGGGCGATAGCACGCGACGGGCGGTACTGGCCCGACGCGCCGGAGCGGTTCGAGGGCGAGGGCGCCGTGGACTTCAGGGGCAACGACTTCTCCTTCCTTCCATTCGGCTCCGGCCGGAGGATGTGCCCGGGGATGGCGTTCGGCCTCGCCATCATCGAGCTCACGCTCGCGAGCCTGCTGTTTCACTTTGACTGGGTGGTCTTGCCGGGTGCGGTGGGCGAGCTCGACATAAACCCcaaatttattccatatgagtccaccataccttcctatatgcggtatctatctGCCGTTTCATGTAAATTTCTAtgtaccaaactctaaaccttcaaatgaaattctgttttgtatgcttgaatagctcatgtatcaactagggttgtatatatcttccatgttaggtgggttattctcaagatgagtggattccgctcatcattcacgagaacatggccggtaaccgggatgcccagtcccatgctcaaatcaaatcaaattaattgcaaacaaaactcccccaggactgttgttagttggaggcacccgttgtttcggacaagacatagattgatgcttgttggtggtggaagagtataaactttaccattctgtttgggaaccgaatgtgtgtagcatggaatatatcgagatctcttggttgttatgttgacaatgaaagtataccacccaaAAGTACGTACTGATGGCACTATAcgatatggtatgttgtgtatcTCAGGTGAACCAACAACGCTGAATGAGGCACTTGATGATCCAAGGTGGAAGAAAGCCATGGATGAAGAATATTCTGCACTCATGAAAAATAAAACCTGGCGTCAATGTGTATGCAAAGCTTTAGCACCAACATCTTGTTCAATGCGTCAATGTGTGTGACGCTTTCTTTCATAATTTAGCTTGTCGAAAGGAAGGAGCAAGGAATCGAGCCCGAATTCTCACCAGACCTTAAGGTGCTCTTGTTGCTTCTGGTTCGCATGGGAATGAAAAACTGTAAACCTGCACTCACTCCATTGTCCTCTTCAAAAAGACTCTCAGCTTATGAAGGGGATCCTCTTCAAGAGATAGAAAGTACAAGGTATAGAAGCACTATTGGAGCATTACAGTACTTGACACTTACACGTCCAGATATCTCATTTGCTGCTAACAAAGTCTGTCAGTATCTGCATGCTCCTACCACTGCATACTGGTCAGCTGTCAAGAGGATTGTGAGATATGTAAAACACACTGTGAGCTTGGGCCTTAATTTCAGGCATTCTAATTCTACACTTGTCAGTGCATTttctgatgctgattgggcaggTTGTAGTGATAACAGAAAATCAACCGGAAGCTTTGCAGTCTTCTTTGGGTCCAACCTCATCTCCTGGTGTGCAAGAAAGCAGGCAATAGTATCAAGgtcaagtacagaggctgagtaTAAATCTTTGGCAAATGccactgcagagattatttggttAGAGTCACTACTTGAGGAACTGGGAGTTAAGTTAAATCGTGTCTCATGTCTTTGGTGTGACAACTTAGGTGCAACATACTTATCTGCAAATCATGTATTTCATGCCAGAACAAAACATATTGAAATAGACTTTCACTTTGTACGTGAAAGAGTTGCAGACAAGAAACTTGAGATACGGTTCATCCATTCCAAAGATCAAGTAGCTGATGGATTTACCAAGGCACTGCCATCAAAACCAtttgaagaattcaagaggaatctgaacctaggatagttgagattaagggagggtgttagaatttATGTTTATCTTTACTTGTAATCTCAACCAACCATatcttcttctccctctctctcgtagCTATCTAGGAGATCTCATTGTAACGACCTGGTCACATGCGATTGGTTCCCTCTTGCTTGTaagccatgaaggaaatatgccctagaggcaataataaagttattacttatttccttatatcatgataaatgtttattattcatgctagaattgtattaaccggaaacataatacatgtgtgaatacatagacaaacagagtgtcactagtatgcctctactagactagctcgttgatcaaagatggttatgtttcctaacataGACAAAgatttgttatttgattaacgggatcacatcattaggtgaatgatctgattgacatgacccattccattagcttagcacccgatcgtttagtatattgctattgctttcttcatgacttatacatgttcctatgactatgagattatgcaactcccgtttatcggaggaacactttgtgtgctaccaaatgtcacaacgtaaatgggtgattataaaggtgctctacaggtgtctccaaaggtacatgttgggttggcatatttcaagattaggatttgtcactccgattgtcggagaggtatctctgggccctctcggtaatgcacatcacataagccttgcaagcattgcaactaatgagttatttctgagatgatgtattacgaaacgagtaaagagacttgccagtaacgagattgaactaggtattgagataccgatgatcaaatctagggcaagtaacataccgatgacaaaaggaacaacgtatgttgttatgcggtctgaccgataaaagatcttcgtagaatatgtaggagccaatatgagcatccaggttccgctattggttattgaccggagacgtgtcccagtcatgtctacattgttctcgaacccgtagggtccgcacgcttaaggtttcgatgacagttatattatgagtttatgagttttgatgtaccgaagtttgttcggagtcccggatgtgatcacggacatgatgaggagtctcgaaatggtcgagacataaagattgatatattggaagcctatatttggatatcggaagtgttccgggtgaaatcgggattttaccggagtaccgggaggttaccggaaccccccgggaggtatatgggccttagtgggctttagtggaagagaggagaggtggccagggttgggacgcacgcccctcccccctagtccgaataggacaaggagagggggtcggcgccccccttccttctctctctcctctttcccccctcccgaatcctattccaactaggaaaggggggaatcctactcccggagggagtaggactcctcctggcgcgccctccctagccggccgcaccccccctttgatcctttatatacggaggcagggggcacccctagacacacaagttgatccacgtgatcatattcttagccgtgtgcggtgcccccttccaccatagtcctcgataatattgtagcggtgcttaggcgaagccctgcgacggtagtacatcaagatcgtcaccacgccgtcgtgctaacggaactcttccccgacactttgctggatcggagtccggggatcgtcatcgagctgaacgtgtgctagaactcggaggtgccgtagtttcggtgcttgatcggtcgagccgtgaagacgtacgactacatcaaccacgttgtgctaacgcttccattgtcgatctacaagggtacgtagatcacactctcccctctcgttgctatgcatcaccatgatcttgcgtgtgcgtaggaaattttttgaaaacccaacaagccaAGGCATGGCTGTTTGCCCATATCAATATAAATCAAACGCGGCTCCTCAtcgaggagtaggaacgcttcccaaTCTAACAAATTGTAATTGGGTTCGCGCGCATGCACGCAAGACATATTCATCGCCGGCAGCGAGACGACAGTCATAGAGTGGGCGATGGCAGAGCTGATGAGGAACCCAGAGGCGATGCACAAGGCCACGGCCGAGGTGCGGCGAGCCCTGGAGGCCCGCGGCAGCGTGGAGGAGCACGCCCTCGGCGAGCTCCCGTACCTGCACCTGGTCATCCGAGAGGTGCTACGGCTGCACGCGCCCACGCCGCTGCTCATCCCACGCGGCCCCAAGGAGGAGATGATCGTCCGACTTGCGCTCCACCACGCCCAGGAGGAGGCCTGTGCACGCCTGCGCTCGGACTCCATCCGTCGGGAATCCATTGTGTCCAACCAAATGACGCATGGATCTGGCACTAGGCCGGCCGTAGCTCCCTTGCCAGAGGCCGTGCGGTCCGTCTGGTGTCCGAAGGCGCTGGCGGATGCGCAACCCCTCCGGTGGCGCGCCGACATTCGAGACGCACCATCTTCCCATGAGGCCATGGCATAGCATGCCTGCCGTGCAAGGCaccgggcgcgggaggcggcggcagccctcgcagcagtggacgtcggcgaggcggagtcgcattctccggCGCCCCATATGGCGCAGCGGTCCGGGCGCCGCAACCACATCGTGGTGGACGTCGACGGCTCGTCCCCGAACGGATCCGTCATTGATTTGATGTCCATCGGCACCATTTGGGTTccgggctccgacgaggaagagtagggcatgagaGACGGCGGTGCCTCGAGTcccgtgagccggctcgtgtcccatTTCCTACCCTACCTTGCTGGCGACCGGACCAACACTCTGAGGAGCGCAGCCGGCCGCCGGACATGGCCAGGACAGA encodes the following:
- the LOC123101832 gene encoding dolabradiene monooxygenase-like; protein product: MEVVYLGVALVSLCIALLSRRARRWPASNEAPGPWRLPVIGSLHHLVGQLPHRAMRDLARRHGPVMLLRLGEVPTLVVSSPEAAREVMKTHDMLFATRPLNSTMSVLTNGGRDIVFAPYGDHWRQLRKIAVLELLSPGRVLSFRAIREEEVAAMLHDVADAAAAARPVELHACLSVVVSNITVRTVMGDYRFKARGEEFIRALHRSQKLAAGFNPAAQDIFSAGSETTVIEWAMAELMRNPEAMHKATAEARRALEARGSVEEHALGKLPYLQLVIQEALRLHAPTPLLIRRECREPCQVLGYDVPRGTQVFVNAWAIARDGRYWPDAPERFEGEGAVDFRGNDFSFLPFGSGRRMCPGMAFGLAIIELTLASLLFHFDWVVLPGEPTTLNEALDDPRWKKAMDEEYSALMKNKTWRQCLVERKEQGIEPEFSPDLKVLLLLLVRMGMKNCKPALTPLSSSKRLSAYEGDPLQEIESTRYRSTIGALQYLTLTRPDISFAANKVCQYLHAPTTAYWSAVKRIVVVITENQPEALQSSLGPTSSPGVQESRQ